The following proteins come from a genomic window of Miscanthus floridulus cultivar M001 chromosome 2, ASM1932011v1, whole genome shotgun sequence:
- the LOC136514978 gene encoding uncharacterized protein — translation MGDAYAKRVLLTAAGDAVSRGIASTLAKHGCRLVLLGDEGALAATAEEARRCGGSGGGGVELVGLDLEACGEAAADAAVDRAWRCFAGLDAFVNCYSYEGEVQDCLSISEDEYRKTIKINVITPWFLMKAITKRFQDTKSGGSIVFLTQIIGAERGLYPGAAAYGTSLGAIHQLVRLSAMELGKHKIRVNAACRGLHLQDKFPISVGKEKAEKATAEVMPLRRWLDPEKDLASTVLYLVGDESRYMTGTTIFVDGAQSIVRPRMRSFM, via the exons ATGGGGGACGCCTACGCGAAGCGTGTGCTGCTCACCGCCGCCGGCGACGCCGTGTCCCGGGGGATCGCCTCTACTCTCGCCAAGCACGGCTGCAG ATTGGTCTTATTGGGCGACGAGGGCGCGCTGGCCGCGACGGCGGAGGAGGCGCGGCGCTGCGGGggcagcggaggcggaggcgtcgAATTGGTGGGGCTGGACTTGGAAGCGTGCGGTGAGGCGGCGGCCGACGCGGCGGTGGATCGGGCCTGGCGCTGCTTCGCCGGACTGGATGCCTTCGTCAACTGCTACTCCTACGAGG GGGAGGTGCAAGATTGTCTCAGTATAAGTGAAGATGAGTACAGGAAGACCATCAAAATAAATGTGATAACACCTTGGTTTCTTATGAAGGCGATCACAAAGCGATTCCAGGATACAAAATCTGGTGGATCTATTGTGTTCTTGACTCAGATTATTGGTGCTGAGAGAGGGTTATATCCAGGTGCTGCAGCATATGGTACAAGCTTAGGAGCTATTCACCAATTGGTCCGA CTGTCTGCAATGGAGCTTGGCAAGCACAAGATTAGGGTTAACGCAGCCTGTCGCGGCCTGCATCTGCAGGACAAGTTCCCCATCTCTGTGGGTAAGGAGAAGGCTGAGAAGGCAACAGCGGAGGTGATGCCCCTACGGAGATGGCTGGATCCAGAGAAGGACCTAGCGTCCACAGTGCTGTACCTGGTCGGGGACGAGTCCCGGTACATGACGGGCACAACCATATTCGTGGACGGTGCTCAGTCCATCGTCCGGCCGCGCATGCGCTCCTTCATGTAG